A segment of the Staphylococcus ratti genome:
AACAACTTCAAAAAGTAATGTTTCCAATAGGTGAACTCGAAAAATCTAAAGTGCGCGAAATTGCAGAGGAACAAAATTTAGCGACAGCAAAGAAAAAAGATTCGACGGGTATTTGTTTCATTGGAGAACGTAATTTTAAAGACTTCTTATCACAATATTTGCCAGCACAAGCCGGAGAAATGCGTACGCTTGATGGTGAGAAAAAAGGGCAGCATGCAGGATTGATGTATTATACGATTGGTCAACGTCACGGTTTAGGCATTGGTGGAGATGGTGATCCGTGGTTTGTCGTCGGCAAAAATTTGGAAGATAATATCCTTTATGTAGAACAAGGTTTTTATCATGAAGCCCTTTACAGTGATTATTTAATAGCTTCTGATGTGTCTTTCGTAAATCCTATAGATTTATCTAGTCCTTTAAAATGTACTGCTAAATTCAGATATCGACAAAAAGATACAGGTGTTACTGTCACACGCGAAGATGCGCAATCGATTCGTGTTACTTTTGACGAACCTGTAAGAGCAATTACGCCAGGTCAAGCTGTAGTCTTTTACGATGGTGATGTATGTTTAGGTGGCGCTACGATAGATGATGTTTATAAGGAATCAGGTAAATTAAGTTATATCCTTTAATATATTTTAAACATTTAATGAAAGAGATAAGGAGTTACAGATGGAGCAAACACAAATTCATCAATTAATACAACAAGGGCAATTTGAAAAAGCGCTAGAAGCTTGTTTTAATAACATCGAAGCGCATCCTGATCAAGTTGAAAATTATATTAATTCAGGTATTTTGTTATCAGAAGCTGGAGAAATTGAAAAAGCAGAAAAGTTTTTTCAACGTGCGTTAACTTTAAAGCCAGATAACGGTGCTGTTTATTATAATCTTGCAAATGTGTATTTTAATGAATCACGTTTTCAAGAAGCAATCAAACTTTATCAACAAGCGATGCAAAAAGGTTTGGAAAATAAAGATACCAATTACATGATTGGACTATCTTTTTATCAATTAGATGCTAAAAAACAAGCATTACCATATTTAATGAGAGCGTCAGAGCTTGATGCCTCTTTTGAAGACTTAGAAGTTCAATTCCAATATGGATTACTTTTATGCGAGTTAGAAATGTTCCAAGAAGCTATTCCAGTGTTAAGCAAAATCCTTGAGCAAGAGTCTAAGCACGCAGATGCACAGTACAATGTAACGCTTGCACAGTATATGGTGGATGAAGATTTAGAAGCGGCTATAAAAGGATTTGAGCAAGCCACTAAGATGGATAATACTCATATGTTAAGTCATCATGCGCTCAAAACATTCAAAATGATTCAGTCTCAAGAGGAGGAATAATAGTGGAGAACCCAACACTTTTTGAACAGTCCTATATCAAAGGCAATATTGAAGTCATCTTGTTTCAAAACAGTGATAATTATTACACTGTACTTAAAGTTGAAGTTGAAGACACCAATGAAGACTTTGATACTATTGCAACAGTAGTTGGGTATTTCCCTAATATAGTAGAAAGTGAGACGTATACATTTAAAGGTCAAATTGCTGAACATCCAAAGTATGGAAAGCAATTAAAAGCTGAAACGTTTCAAAAAGAACTTCCACAAACGAGAGATGCAGTAATTCAATATTTGTCGAGCGACTTATTTAAAGGCGTCGGTAAGAAAACAGCTGAATCAATCGTAGACACTTTGGGCGAAAAAGCAATACAAGTGATATTAAAAGACACATCTGTGCTAGAAAAAGTGCCCAAACTTTCTAAAACTAAGCAACAACAAATTGCTGAACAAGTCATTCAAAATCAAGAAAGCGAACAAATTATGATTCGCTTAAATGAACTTGGATTTGGGGCAAAATTGGCGATGGATATTTACAAGTTTTATAAGGGAGAAACTTTAAATATTATTGAACAAAATCCATATCAATTAGTTTATGATATTAGAGGTGTCGGTTTTCATAAAGCGGACCAATTAGCAAATTTAATAGGTATATCGGAAAATCACCCAAACCGATTAAAAGCAGGGATTCAATATGTTGTAGAAGAAACTTGCATCAAACAAGGTCATACGTATTTACCGAAAGAGGCTTTACTTACCGAAGCGTACACGCTTTTAACAAAACAAATTGAATCTGATATTGAAACGGCGTTAATCGAAGACGTCTTAACGCAACTTATTGAAGAAAAGCGCTTAATCGAAGACGAGGGCCAAGTTGCCATTCCGAGTTTATATTATTCGGAACTGAAAAGCACACAAAATGTGTATAAAGTCATGCATAATCAAATTACATTAGACACGTTTGATCAATCAGAAGTACAATTGCATATTGGTGAAATTGAAGAAAAAAATGGCGTTGCCTATGCAACCGCTCAAAAAGAAGCACTTGAATCTGCCATGAAACACAAAATGATGATATTGACCGGAGGACCAGGAACGGGTAAAACTACGGTAATTAAAGGCATTGTGCATCTTTATGCGACATTGCATGGGATTTCATTAGATTATAATGATTATACTGATGAAGATTATCCCATTGTACTCGCAGCACCAACGGGACGTGCATCTAAACGGCTTCATGATGCCACCGGCTTAGAAGCGATGACCATTCATCGGCTTATCGGTTGGAACCAAGAGACGCAACCTGAGGATATTTTGGAAAATGAAATTACAGCCAAACTTATTATTATCGATGAGATGTCGATGGTAGATACTTGGTTGTTTCATCAATTTATGGCTGCTGTACCAAATGATGCACAAGTCGTATTAGTTGGCGATGAAGATCAATTGCCATCGGTAGGTCCTGGTCAAGTTTTTAAAGATTTGATTGCATCTAAAGTGCTTCCGCGTATTAATTTGACAGAAGTTTATCGTCAACAAGACGGCTCTAGTATTATCGCGCTAGCCCACCGCATGAAATCTGGCCAAACTGTAGACATTACAGAACGTTTTCATGACCGTTCTTTTATCCCATGCCATGTTGATCAAATTCCAGAAGTTGTTCAGAAGGTTGTCACAAATGCCGTTCAAAAAGGATATGATATGTCTGATATCCAAGTGCTTGCGCCAATGTATCGTGGTAATGCAGGAATTCAGCGGCTTAATAAAATACTTCAAAATATCTTAAATCCTTTAGCCGAAGAGGAACAAAGAGAAATTCAATTTGGCGATGTGATGTTTCGAAAAGGAGACAAAGTCCTACAACTTGTCAATCGTCCGAATGACAATATTTTTAATGGCGATATTGGTGTGATTGTAGGCATTTTTTGGGCTAAAGAAAATGCGCTTAATAAAGATGTCGTCGTTGTTGACTATGAAGGAAATGAAATCACATATTTAAAATCAGATTTAACGGAACTTACGCATGCTTACTGTACGTCGATTCATAAAGCACAAGGGTCTGAATTTCCAATTGTTATTATGCCGATTGTGAAACAGTATTTTCGAATGCTTCAAAAACCTATCCTTTATACTGGATTGACACGGGCGAAGCAATCATTGGTATTTCTCGGAGATGCCGAAGCTTTTAACATTGGTTTAAAAACGGAAGGGCAAGTGAGATTCACGCGTCAACAAAGCTTTTTAGAACAGTATTTCCAAAATCATCAAGAAGACGAAGCTGCGCCGGAAGTACTAACCGAAGCAACAATGTTCCAAATCGATCCAATGATCAATATGAATCACGTTAGCCCGTATGATTTTTTAGAAATTGACAATGCCTGACTGGCTTAATATAATAGACATGATTCAATATATAACCGAGTAAACGTAAATTCATTTCACAGAGACGTACGGGGGCTGAGACGTACGAATGAACACGTTGAACGCTACTATATATTCAAAACGTTAATACTTTTAAAGTGATGATACTGATGTGTCATAACTAGGGTGGTACCGCGAGACATTCGTCCCTTTTTTGAGGCGAGTGTCTTTATTTTGTTTAGGAGTTGATTTGAGATGAAAACTTTAAAAGCTAGTGAAATACGACAAATGTTTATCGATTTTTTCGTTGAAAAAGGACATATGGTGGAACCTTCTGCACCGCTTGTTCCTATTGACGATGATTCTTTGCTATGGATTAATTCCGGTGTTGCTACATTAAAAAAATATTTTGATGGTCGTGAAATTCCAAAAAAACCAAGGATTGTTAATGCACAAAAATCTATACGTACAAATGATATTGAGAATGTAGGTTTTACAGCACGTCATCATACTTTCTTTGAAATGTTAGGGAACTTTTCTATTGGCGATTATTTTAAGCGTGAAGCTGTAGCTTTTGCTTGGGAATTTTTAACTAGCGAACGTTGGATGGCAATGGAAGCAGATCGTTTATACGTAACAATTCATCCTGAGGATACAGAAGCTTATCGTTTATGGCATGACGAAATTGGTTTAAGCGAGTCGCGTATTATTAGAATTGAAGGGAACTTTTGGGATATTGGGGAAGGCCCATCAGGTCCCAATACTGAAATTTTTTATGACCGTGGCGAGGCATATGGTAAAGAGGATCCTGCCGAAGAAATGTATCCAGGTGGAGAAAACGAACGTTACTTAGAAGTGTGGAATCTTGTATTCAGTGAATTTAATCATAATAAAGATCATTCATATACACCATTACCAAGTAAAAATATTGATACCGGCATGGGACTTGAGCGTATGGCCTCAATTTCTCAAAATGTGCGTACGAATTATGAAACAGATCTATTTATGCCAATCATGGCTGAAGTTGAAAAGATTTCTGGTAAACAATATTTAAATAATCGTGAAGATGATACTGCATTTAAAGTGATTGCAGACCATATTAGAACGATCGCTTTCGCAATTTCTGATGGTGCCTTACCAGCTAATGAGGGACGAGGTTATGTTTTACGTCGCTTGTTACGTCGTGCGGTACGCTTTAGCCAAACATTGGATATTAATGAACCGTTCTTATATCGTTTAGTAGATACAGTTGCGACGATTATGGAACCGTACTATCCGAATGTTAAAGAAAAAGCCGATTTTATTGGGCGTGTTATAAAAACTGAGGAAGAACGTTTCCATGAAACTTTAGAAGAAGGGCTTGCGATTTTAAATCAATTTATGGATCAAGCGAAAGCAACAAATCAAACTATTGATGGTGCAGACGCATTTAAATTGTATGATACGTATGGTTTTCCTATTGAATTGACTGAAGAAATTACACGCGATGCTGGACTTACGATAGATATGGCGCGCTTTAATGAACATATGGATGCGCAACGTGATCGCGCACGTAAGGCAAGACAAAACAATCAGTCGATGCAAGTTCAAAGCGACGTGTTAAAATCAATACAAACGCACAGTACATTTGTAGGTTATGAAACGTTGCAATCAGAAAGTATCATTACTGACATTATTCTTGATGGCGCGCGTACAACTGAAGCAAACGCTGAAAATACCATTTATTTTGTAATGGATAAAACACCATTTTATGCGGTAAGCGGAGGTCAAATTGCTGATAAAGGTACTATTCAAAATGACAGCTTTGAAATTGACGTCACAGAAGTCACAAAAGCGCCAAATGGTCAACATCTTCATACAGGATACATCAAGTTTGGACAAGTAAAAGAAGGTGCCCACGTAACTGCACATGTCAATACTTCGGAACGTAAAGCGATAATGAAAAACCATAGTGCGACGCATTTATTACATGCAGCTTTAAAAGAAGTGCTTGGCACACACGTAAACCAAGCTGGCTCTTTAGTAGATAGTGAGCGCTTACGCTTCGATTTTTCGCACATTGCTCCGATGACAGATGAAGAAATCAAGCGCGTTGAGCAACGTGTTAATGAACAAATATGGAATAGTGAAGATATTGTTATTAAAGAAATGGCAATTGAGGAAGCAAAATCTGATGGTGCAATGGCACTCTTTGGTGAAAAATATGGCGATGTTGTACGCGTTGTTGATATGGGAGATTTCTCGAAAGAACTTTGTGGCGGTACTCATGTAAATAATACATCAGAAATTGGTTTATTTAAAATCACAAGCGAATCAGGAACGGGTGCAGGTGTCCGTCGTATTGAAGCCGTTACTGGACAACAAGCGTACCTCTATTTAGAAGATTATCTTAACCGATTTAATCAAATTAAACATGAAGTTAAAGCGAAAACAGACGAACAGGTTATAGATAAAGTCGTTCAATTACAAGAAGAAGAAAAAACACTTCAACGTGCGCTTGAACAAAAAAATAAAGAAATTAATCATTTGAAAATGGGCAATATAGAGGATAAAGTAGAAGTAATTAATGATATTCCGGTGCTCATTACAGAAGTACAAGTAGATAATGTGAAAGCAATTCGCGACACGATGGATGATTTCAAATCGCGTTTACAAAATACTGTGATTATTTTAGCAAGTGATGTTGACGGAAAAGTATCATTAATCGCTACTGTGCCTAAAACACTTACAAGTCAACTTAAAGCTGGTGACATCATTAAGCAAATGGCACCAATCGTTGGAGGTAAAGGCGGTGGCCGACCAGATATGGCTCAAGGTGGCGGCACTGAACCAGAAAAGATAACAGAAGCATTACAATTCATTAAAGACTATATTAAATCATTATAAAAAAATGCTTGTTCGTGTAAAATAAGGGTGTAAGGACATTATGGTTTAAGGAGTGTTAGAGAATGGAAAACTTTGATAAAACTATGAAATTCAACTATGAAGACATCCCTAAAGAAAACGTTGAGTATATACTTAACAATGTGTACCATACTTTAGAAGAACGTGGCTACAATGCAGTAAACCAGTTTGTAGGTTATTTACTTTCAGGTGATCCGGCGTATATTCCGCGTCATAATGAAGCGCGTAACCAAATTAGACATATCGATCGTGATGATATTATGGAAGAACTTGTCTCTTTTTATTTGAAACATCACTCAAAAGATTCAGATGCTTAAACATAAAATCATTGGCCTCGATGTCGGCAGTAAAACAGTTGGTGTTGCCATTAGTGATTTGATGGGATGGACAGCACAAGGACTAGACACACTCCATATTAACGAACAAGAAAATCAGCTCGGAATAGATACCTTAACTCAAATTATTCTAAAAGAGAATGTAGGTACTGTTGTGATAGGGTTACCTAAAAACATGAATAATTCTATAGGATTTCGTGGAGAAGCTTCTTTAAAATATAAAGAAGCGCTTCAACAAGCATTGCCAAACCTTGAAATTATTATGTGGGATGAGCGACTCAGTACAATGGCTGCTGAACGTTCTCTATTAGAAGCAGATGTTTCAAGGTCTAAACGTAAAAAAGTAATTGATAAAATGGCTGCTGTATTTATTTTGCAAGGGTATTTAGACTCATTAAACTAAGGAGAGAGCATATTATGACAAACCAAAACCATAATAACCAAGAAATTGAAATTAAAAATGACGAAGAACTTTTAACTTTATTTGATGAAGAAGGCAATGAAGTGCTTTACAGAAAAATGTTAGAGTTTTATCACCCAGGCTTTGACAAAGATTATGTTATTCTTGCCGAAGAAGGTGCGCAATCAGATGATGACGACCTTATTGAACTTGTTCCAATGATTAACGTTCCTGATGAATCTGGAGATGGCGGTAAGTTTTTGCCAGTTGAAACAGATGAAGAGTGGGAAATGATTGAAGAAGTTGTAAATACAAATTTGGATGAAGTAGAAGAATAATCATTAAATATATTTAATACGTGTAAGGGGCTTGGACACAGCGTTGTCTTTGCCCCTTTATGCATATTTAGTTATAACACACTGAACCTTAGCTCGAAGGATGCTAAAAGGTCATATTTACAGAATTCGTTGTTAAAAAATAAACGAAGTTGTGGTATAATGTGAAGAAGTGTTTTGGGATAGGTATGGACATTAAGAGACATTTAATCCTTGATGAACCTATAATTGACCCAAAGTATAGTAACATGAATCAAATCAGTCAATTTGACTGGTTTATTTTTTGATGTATGCATATAAAAGAAAAGGATGAACTTAAATGCACGATAAAAATCTTCAATATTTTTTAGACATTCAGTCACATCAATCAGAACTGAATTCATTACGTTCATTTGCTGAAGAACATCAAGTACCGATTATCGATCAACTCTCATTAGATTTAATCCTACAATTGATACGAATTAAAAAACCGATGAACATTTTAGAAATTGGTTGTGCAATTGGCTATAGTAGTATGCATTTTGCTTCTGTTTGTCCATCTATTCATGTGACGACAATTGAACGCAATACAGAGATGATTACAGAGGCCAAACGAAATTTTACAAACTATGGTTTTGATGAACAAATTCGTTTAATTGAGGGAGATGCGCTACAAGCATATGAAGCGGTAAATGATCGACAATATGATATGATTTTTATCGATGCAGCAAAAGCACAATCTCAAAAATTCTTTGAACTGTATCAAGATTTATTAACAGATGGTGGAATGATTATTACAGATAACGTACTCTACCATGGATTTGTCGCAGACATTGATATTGTGAGAAGTCGAAATGTAAAACAAATGGTAAAAAAAGTTAAGAAATTTAATCAATGGCTAGTCGAACAAAAAGCGTTCACAACGAATTTTGTAAATATGGACGATGGCTTAGCCATTTCTATAAAGGAGTATTCAAATGACTGAGTTATTAGTGACACCTAAGTCATTAAGCCATATAGATACTTTAATTGATAAAGGCGCGGATGCTTTTGTTATTGGTGAAGAAAAATTTGGTTTAAGATTAGCAGGTGAGTTTAATAGAGAAGCTTTAATTCAAGCAACACATAAAATACAAGCTGCTGGCAAGAAAGTGTATGTCGCTGTCAATGGCATCTTTCATAATTATCATATTCCTGCACTTGAAGACTATATCCAATTTTTACATGAATTACGTGTAGATCGTATCATATTTGGTGATCCGGCCGTAGTCATGTTTGTCAAACAACAAGAAAATCCAATTCCTCTACATTGGAATGCTGAAACATTAGTGACAAATCATTTTCAGTGTAATTATTGGGGAAAAAGAGGCGCAACCCGTGCTGTACTAGCACGTGAACTAAGTTTAGAAGAAATTTTGAGTATAAAAGAAAATAGTGATGTCGAAATTGAAGTTCAAGTTCATGGCATGACTTGTATGTTCCAATCTAAACGCATGCTTTTAGGGAATTACTACACTTTCCAAGAACGCCAAATGAAAATTGAGCGCCCTGAACATAATTCGGACAAACAACTTTTATTGTACGATGAAGAACGAGATAATAAATATCCTGTTTTTGAAGATTACAATGGGACACATATAATGTCACCGAATGATATTTGTTTGATTGAAGAACTTGAGCCATTATTTGAAGCTGGTATTGATGCATTTAAAATTGATGGCTTACTTCATAGCGAAGACTATATTAATGTTGTTACTGAGCAGTATCGTAAAGCAATTGACTTTTTTGAGACGTCACCAGAAGCATACGAGGATGAAAAATTTATGCTTGTAGATGCCATCGAAGAAATTCAGCCTGAACATCGTCCATTTGACGAAGGATTTTTCTACAAACATACGGTGTATTAATATATTAGTTTTAGTTTAAATTATTTGAATATAGGAGAGATGATGATGAAGGTGATGGAGGCGATGAAGCCTAAAATGCCGACTAAGATGAAAAAGCCTGAATTACTTGCACCAGCTGGAAATTTAGAAAAATTAAAGATTGCGATTCATTACGGTGCAGATGCTGTTTTCATTGGAGGTCAGGAATATGGCTTACGTTCGAATGCAGATAATTTCACAATAGAAGAAATTAAACAAGGTGTCGACTTTGCTAATCAATACGGTGCTAAAGTTTATATTACGACAAATATCATTGCGCATGATGAAAATATAGAAGGCTTAGATACGTATTTAAAGCAGCTTGAATCTACTGGCGCAACTGGAATTATTGTTGCAGATCCACTTATTATTGAGACGTGTAAACGTGTGGCACCTAAACTGGAAATTCATTTATCTACGCAACAATCTTTAAGTAATTACAAAGCAGTTGAGTATTGGAAAGAAGAAGGTCTTGATCGTGTAGTGCTTGCGCGTGAAACAGGTGCGATGGAAATGCAAGAAATTAAAGACAAAGTAGATATCGAAATTGAAGCATTTATACATGGTGCGATGTGTATCGCTTACTCTGGTCGTTGTACATTAAGCAATCATATGACAGCTCGAGACTCCAATAGAGGTGGATGTTGTCAAAGTTGTCGTTGGGATTATGATTTATTAACTGTAGATAAAGAGGGCGAACTAGATATTTACTTTGAAGATGGACAATCTGTTCCATTTGCAATGAGCCCAAGAGACTTAAAGTTAATTGAATCTATTCCCAATATGATGGATTTAGGTATTGATTCACTAAAAATTGAAGGACGTATGAAATCGATTCATTATATTGCAACAGTTGTTTCAGTGTATCGTAAAGTGATTGATGCGTACGCTGAAGATCCTGAAAACTTCAAAATTAAAACTGAATGGTTGATTGAATTAGATAAATGTGCAAACCGTGACACTGCGCCAGCCTTTTTCAAAGGTACACCAGGTTACGAGGAGCAAATGTTTGGAAATGAATCTGCCAAAAAATCTCCGTTTGATTTTATCGGATTAGTACTTGCTTACGATGAAACAACAAAACTAGCTACGATTCAACAGCGTAATCATTTTAAACCTGGTCAAGAAGTCGAATTTTTTGGTCCTGAAATTGAAACATTTAAACAAGTGATTGATGTCATTTATGATGAAGAAGGTAATGAACTTGATGCCGCACGACATCCTTTACAAATTATTCAAATTAAAGTTAATCAACCTATTTATCCAAACAACATGATGCGAAAGGAAGTTTAAGCATGACCTCTACGACAATTATTGGTATTGCTGGTGGTTCGGGTTCTGGGAAAACATCAGTAACAAACGAAATTATGAAAAATTTAGATGGCCATAGCGTTGCTTTAATAGAGCAAGATTTTTATTATAAAGATCAATCACACCTGACTTTTGAAGAAAGATTAAAAACGAATTATGATCATCCTTTTGCATTTGATAATGATTTATTAATTCAAAATTTGAAAGATTTAAAAGCAGGAAAAGCTGTTGAAGTACCAACTTATGATTATACCGTTCATACTAGAAGCGATAAAAAAATTGCATTTGAACCTAAAGATGTTATTATCGTAGAAGGTATATTTGCGCTTGAAAATGAAACACTTCGTGATATGATGGATGTTAAAATATATGTCGACACCGATGCAGATTTACGTATTTTACGTCGTTTAATACGTGATACGCAAGAGCGTGATCGCACGATGGAATCTGTAGTCGAACAATATTTAAATGTGGTTCGTCCAATGCATAATCAATTCATCGAACCAACGAAGAAATTTGCGGATATCATCATTCCGGAAGGTGGAAGCAACAAAGTTGCAATCGATATCATGACAACGAAAATTCAAGCATTAGTTCAAAAACAAAATTAATCTTATAAGTTAAAGGAAGATGCAAAATGGAAAATCAAAAACAATATCCTATGACCCAAGAAGGTTTTGAAAAATTAGAACAAGAATTAGAAGAACTGAAAACCGTTAAGCGTCCAGAAGTCGTAGAAAAAATTAAAGTTGCACGTAGCTTTGGTGACTTATCTGAGAACTCAGAGTACGATGCAGCAAAAGATGAACAAGGATTTATCGAACAAGACATTCAACGTATTGAGACAATGCTTCGTCATGCTTTAATTATTGAAGATACAGGCGACAATCATGTTGTACAAATAGGTAAAACGGTTACTTTCGTAGAATTACCTGGCAACGATGAAGAAAGTTACCAAATCGTTGGATCTGCAGAAGCTGATGCATTTAACGGTAAAATTTCAAATGAATCACCGATGGCAAAATCGTTAATCGGTAAGAAATTAAATGAAGAAGTACGCGTTCCACTGCCAAATGGTGCCGAAATCAACGTTAAAATTGTAGACATTAAATAAATATTTATGAACTTGAGGTTAAATTTTTCTAAAAATGGGAATAATTTAACCTCATTTTTGTATCGTAAATGAGATAATAAACACATCTCATGGATAAGAGCTAACGAGTTGTATAAATGACGTAAGGCTCTATTTTTAATTGATATGTTTCACTACATACGCTTTTATATATTCAAACGAAGATTAAGAACTTTCAAATCAATTTATCTACCATTGTTGCATTTTATATCATTCCTATCGAAATTGTAAGTCGGCTACAATCATGATACAATGGGATTTTGAAAGGGTTTTCAGAAAGGGGGATGCCAAGGTGGAATTTAGACAAATTAGTGAGCAATCTTTTATGATTTATTTTAACGCTAAAATAAATGAAGATACTTTTAATCATGTAAATGCCATGAAAGATTATATTGAATCACTAAATCATCCATTTATAAAAGAAATATTGCCTTCTTATCGGGCGATTTTAGTATATTTTGATGGCGTTGCGATTAAATATGAATCATTGCTAGAGGAGCTTAAATTAAATCAATTTCAATTTGATAATCTAGCACAAACCCAACCTAGAAAAATTATTAATTT
Coding sequences within it:
- the mnmA gene encoding tRNA 2-thiouridine(34) synthase MnmA, with the translated sequence MSNANTRVVVGMSGGVDSSVTAHLLKEQGYDVIGIFMKNWDDTDENGVCTATEDYNDVIEVCNQIGIPYYAVNFEKEYWDKVFTYFLDEYKKGRTPNPDVMCNKEIKFKAFLEHALKLGADYVATGHYARVRRHEDNHVEMLRGVDSNKDQTYFLNQLTHEQLQKVMFPIGELEKSKVREIAEEQNLATAKKKDSTGICFIGERNFKDFLSQYLPAQAGEMRTLDGEKKGQHAGLMYYTIGQRHGLGIGGDGDPWFVVGKNLEDNILYVEQGFYHEALYSDYLIASDVSFVNPIDLSSPLKCTAKFRYRQKDTGVTVTREDAQSIRVTFDEPVRAITPGQAVVFYDGDVCLGGATIDDVYKESGKLSYIL
- a CDS encoding tetratricopeptide repeat protein, producing MEQTQIHQLIQQGQFEKALEACFNNIEAHPDQVENYINSGILLSEAGEIEKAEKFFQRALTLKPDNGAVYYNLANVYFNESRFQEAIKLYQQAMQKGLENKDTNYMIGLSFYQLDAKKQALPYLMRASELDASFEDLEVQFQYGLLLCELEMFQEAIPVLSKILEQESKHADAQYNVTLAQYMVDEDLEAAIKGFEQATKMDNTHMLSHHALKTFKMIQSQEEE
- a CDS encoding ATP-dependent RecD-like DNA helicase, coding for MENPTLFEQSYIKGNIEVILFQNSDNYYTVLKVEVEDTNEDFDTIATVVGYFPNIVESETYTFKGQIAEHPKYGKQLKAETFQKELPQTRDAVIQYLSSDLFKGVGKKTAESIVDTLGEKAIQVILKDTSVLEKVPKLSKTKQQQIAEQVIQNQESEQIMIRLNELGFGAKLAMDIYKFYKGETLNIIEQNPYQLVYDIRGVGFHKADQLANLIGISENHPNRLKAGIQYVVEETCIKQGHTYLPKEALLTEAYTLLTKQIESDIETALIEDVLTQLIEEKRLIEDEGQVAIPSLYYSELKSTQNVYKVMHNQITLDTFDQSEVQLHIGEIEEKNGVAYATAQKEALESAMKHKMMILTGGPGTGKTTVIKGIVHLYATLHGISLDYNDYTDEDYPIVLAAPTGRASKRLHDATGLEAMTIHRLIGWNQETQPEDILENEITAKLIIIDEMSMVDTWLFHQFMAAVPNDAQVVLVGDEDQLPSVGPGQVFKDLIASKVLPRINLTEVYRQQDGSSIIALAHRMKSGQTVDITERFHDRSFIPCHVDQIPEVVQKVVTNAVQKGYDMSDIQVLAPMYRGNAGIQRLNKILQNILNPLAEEEQREIQFGDVMFRKGDKVLQLVNRPNDNIFNGDIGVIVGIFWAKENALNKDVVVVDYEGNEITYLKSDLTELTHAYCTSIHKAQGSEFPIVIMPIVKQYFRMLQKPILYTGLTRAKQSLVFLGDAEAFNIGLKTEGQVRFTRQQSFLEQYFQNHQEDEAAPEVLTEATMFQIDPMINMNHVSPYDFLEIDNA
- the alaS gene encoding alanine--tRNA ligase translates to MKTLKASEIRQMFIDFFVEKGHMVEPSAPLVPIDDDSLLWINSGVATLKKYFDGREIPKKPRIVNAQKSIRTNDIENVGFTARHHTFFEMLGNFSIGDYFKREAVAFAWEFLTSERWMAMEADRLYVTIHPEDTEAYRLWHDEIGLSESRIIRIEGNFWDIGEGPSGPNTEIFYDRGEAYGKEDPAEEMYPGGENERYLEVWNLVFSEFNHNKDHSYTPLPSKNIDTGMGLERMASISQNVRTNYETDLFMPIMAEVEKISGKQYLNNREDDTAFKVIADHIRTIAFAISDGALPANEGRGYVLRRLLRRAVRFSQTLDINEPFLYRLVDTVATIMEPYYPNVKEKADFIGRVIKTEEERFHETLEEGLAILNQFMDQAKATNQTIDGADAFKLYDTYGFPIELTEEITRDAGLTIDMARFNEHMDAQRDRARKARQNNQSMQVQSDVLKSIQTHSTFVGYETLQSESIITDIILDGARTTEANAENTIYFVMDKTPFYAVSGGQIADKGTIQNDSFEIDVTEVTKAPNGQHLHTGYIKFGQVKEGAHVTAHVNTSERKAIMKNHSATHLLHAALKEVLGTHVNQAGSLVDSERLRFDFSHIAPMTDEEIKRVEQRVNEQIWNSEDIVIKEMAIEEAKSDGAMALFGEKYGDVVRVVDMGDFSKELCGGTHVNNTSEIGLFKITSESGTGAGVRRIEAVTGQQAYLYLEDYLNRFNQIKHEVKAKTDEQVIDKVVQLQEEEKTLQRALEQKNKEINHLKMGNIEDKVEVINDIPVLITEVQVDNVKAIRDTMDDFKSRLQNTVIILASDVDGKVSLIATVPKTLTSQLKAGDIIKQMAPIVGGKGGGRPDMAQGGGTEPEKITEALQFIKDYIKSL
- a CDS encoding IreB family regulatory phosphoprotein translates to MENFDKTMKFNYEDIPKENVEYILNNVYHTLEERGYNAVNQFVGYLLSGDPAYIPRHNEARNQIRHIDRDDIMEELVSFYLKHHSKDSDA
- the ruvX gene encoding Holliday junction resolvase RuvX, which produces MLKHKIIGLDVGSKTVGVAISDLMGWTAQGLDTLHINEQENQLGIDTLTQIILKENVGTVVIGLPKNMNNSIGFRGEASLKYKEALQQALPNLEIIMWDERLSTMAAERSLLEADVSRSKRKKVIDKMAAVFILQGYLDSLN
- a CDS encoding DUF1292 domain-containing protein produces the protein MTNQNHNNQEIEIKNDEELLTLFDEEGNEVLYRKMLEFYHPGFDKDYVILAEEGAQSDDDDLIELVPMINVPDESGDGGKFLPVETDEEWEMIEEVVNTNLDEVEE
- a CDS encoding O-methyltransferase → MHDKNLQYFLDIQSHQSELNSLRSFAEEHQVPIIDQLSLDLILQLIRIKKPMNILEIGCAIGYSSMHFASVCPSIHVTTIERNTEMITEAKRNFTNYGFDEQIRLIEGDALQAYEAVNDRQYDMIFIDAAKAQSQKFFELYQDLLTDGGMIITDNVLYHGFVADIDIVRSRNVKQMVKKVKKFNQWLVEQKAFTTNFVNMDDGLAISIKEYSND